The sequence TGAACTGTGGTATATTTACTAAATATTAACTTTCACACTCCAGTGTCTTGGTTTGTGTCCACTGGATGATTCATTCATGAACGCCATCATTCACATGTAAAGCTATTTCAGATTCTGAAATATGAACATTGTTGCAGTGTGTGTCTATGAAATAAAATAGTGACAATTGTATTGGTTTAACAGCAGCAGTAGGAAGATGCATCAGGacaacaaggtaaaaaaaaaaaaaaacgtatttgaAGAATAAAGTCTTAATATTACGGAAGAGGATcagggccactgaaaaaaataaaaaaattaaggtccaatatatatatttttgtagtaTTAGTATGAGAAAAAAGTCTAAATTCTGGGATTAAATTCAgagttctgattttttttttctcagaataataataaaaaaatttatattggaccttaattttttttttttccccagtggccctaatccgcTTCCGTATATTATGTGAAAAAAGTTATTGAAGTTTTAATTTCATCTGTATAGAAGAGAAATTCAGAAATTATGTGGCACAAtatcaaggctttttttttttgacgtttcTTAAAGTATTATGGTATGTATTTCATAGATATATGACTATTCTTTACAGCTCTTACAACACTTTAATCATACAATTGCATTTTcacaatattacaactttattataatcatattgtttaatttttttctcttaatatcACATTTTTTATCCTTGCTGTGGCTCCAATACCAGCGGTTTGACGATATGGGACTCTGGGATTTCTATTAGAATTTGTACTTGCTCATGCTCATAATACCAGGAGTCACTGTACGTTCAATgattccatgttttgtttgtgtgtatcaTTCATTAAACAGCAGCTGACGATCTGTTTGGTTCTTGTGTTACAGACTAATAGTGTTTCAACAGTCATAAAAACAGGAGAACACTTGTCACTGGTGGATACAACGGAAAGATGAACATGATCCAAAAGCTAGaacaagtaaattaaaaaatatatatcaacGGACATACAGGAAATATTTATAGAATTATATAAAACACATTTGTTGTAATACAGTACACCTGACAGAGCGAATACACAAATACTACAAAAAATAATTCAGActcagaaaaaaatataattatttaaGTTCAGCCATTTAAGTGCAAAATCCACTAATTTAAGCTCTTCTGATCAGAGGTAGATCCATATCATTGAAAATACATGAAGATGCAGAGCATTGTCCTAATCTCACAGTGTCGGTTCTGATTCCAAGTGGTGCTGGGATCTCCTCCGGCCAGCGGGGGGCGCTAACGTACCAGGAACTCCTGCACaacaacatatacacacactgtaaatTTACCACAGACTATTCAGACAGTGTTCTACGGTGGCATTTTACTGACAAATATAAGAACAACCAACATCAGTAGTACGAGTACAGATACAGATCTAGAGGTACTATTAAACttatttactgcagtaaaagtgacaGTAACAGTAAGTGACAAAATCCAGGCTCTGAAAATCCTCAAATGCTAAAAGTCATCAGTGTTTGAAGAACATTCTATAATCTGTTTATGTGCAAAATTAACTGAACCTCATGTCATATTATTATAATGTGAAGACATAAAACGGTCTAACTTCAAACTGTTCTAATCTGTACCTATGTTTTCAGCTTTATacgttttctgtttttgtcttttaagttatttaattttcaggattttaaccctagTTTAATTACTTGAATTCTAAATGATTGattacaaaaaatgtaatatttcccatataataaatagtagtGTAACGGGACATAGGTTGTGGTTAAAGGCTGATTTTATGGCAGTTTTTTTGTGCGAGTACATTTTTGCCACAAATGTAACCAGAGGGcgcaaaatgcatcatgggagtgaAACACGTGAGAATAAAAAGACAGtggatttcaaaaatataacCAAAAAGAAAAGTTCATGCCAATTTCACACCTTGTCAAATTGCTGtaacacagccaaaatgatcaccaaataaaaaaaaaccaaaaaacagaaacCTATTTTGAAAaagtaaggagtagaaagtagagatatttgtgttaaaatattaaaatataaggCATAAGTAAGTGGAAAAATTCTCCCAAAAAGTAAAGTATAGATACCCAAAAACTCTACTtatatatttacctctgccaggaggtattttgatcgctttgctttgtgtgtttgcgtgcgtgtgtgctgtgtgtgtgtgcttgtttgtttgttagcaagataactcaaaaatttatggacggattttcatgaaatttactggcagaaggaagaaattattacattttggtggtaactgggggggggggggggggcacaggggcccactgatctgccttggcggaggtctgcgctctccgagtgcttttcttgttgtactTATCCTGCCTTCACGTACTATGAGAATTATGGCAAATATTTTCAAACTCGAAATTGAACTCACAttgttttccactggagaactgggaaaaatttGATACACGAGTTGCTGATGAAAAGAAACCCTTGAACTTTTGGATTCATCGTGAAGGATAAACACTACTTTTATTAACGTGCTGTTGTtaactgatgattttgcacatttatagcatccaaaatttgcaaaaataaatgaattaacacgtccaaaactcttttacccaagtagcaggtcacgataaattgtgtgtcagcaaAAGCACTTGAAATTTCAAACTCATAAATGGAAAGGATCGTCTTCCCGATAGCACATAAAGGCAGCATTAGTTACTTGCCACCTCTGGGATTATCCTTCAAAAAAGTCAGAAAAGCATCTGCaccgaggttataatagttttggatttttcattatagtttagttttatttaattttgactttttttccctctaattcagttagttttaattcgtttttagagcaggtttgctagttttattagtttttggtttttttttaaatgcttagttttagttgtttttttttctcatatcttttatcttcgctgtcgtattcacataaatcccagacaggactctgctactttagtctccatgtttccaggtggagtggggaccacaagacgactctaaaccaagtgacggaccgtcaagtgtcgtatggtgctgctagctaaaattgcttgagggaaataaatcaatttcatatcaatccgacattcaaaaaaacaaatatgaagggaattttatccataattttcgtccattttagttagttttgtaagcacacaatacagtttcagtaagttatcatttttttcttttaattacagtttttatttatttcagttaacgaaaatgttttttcaattctagttttcgtcatttagttagttttcattaacgataataaccttgatctgcacagtacagtacagtcatctggtgtgtttcctccagtcatgctgcgttccaggccagaTTTTGAAcccgtaagtcatgacttcaaaccacgactcacgactttgtaacactccaggcaagtcacgccaaactgcctgagcacaaggaattgtggtagctagatgtaaacagaccagcatggtggaccatacgttacgctcatttataatcatttctatcgccaaaggtgctcgttgtttgcttatttgagggaaacagaggagtaaaaacggcgcataaggcaagagaagctgttctaccttttatgttatgttatttgtatatctgaatacgtatttggtattaatttattcttgtcctcaatggactgaaaactagctaatgctagagcagctgctgattatgtagaacatttgcagataatgtcagagcaatacctagttttaataaacaatttgcataaacaccgcatccatgggggccaccattgctacatgacgtcagaacttggaactgggagtacgttgatctagtacgagttcacaggtgggtagtcacaggtttgactgacattccagtgcattttcaccagtagaaggttgggaAAACACAAATTACGTGTCGCCTGGAAAGCAGCATCAGTCTGGTGCAGAACTCTAGAAATGTGTTCAACCAATCAGCATTCTTCACAAAGCCCTGCCCCCAAGAATTCCTGTGTATCTGAAAAGTCTGACCCCCCTCATCGGGAATTTTCTTTTAAAGGAAGTATGGGGTCAAGCTAGAGTATTTTACTtgggtaattttggtggaaatgcaCAAAGTTTTTTCCAAAGCCTTGGTAAAGttaaagttcctgcggtggaaaagagGCTCGTATCCATGTGCTCACCTTCTGTTTGTTGAGTCTAATCTGACAGAAGGAGAACCCGGCCACCAGCAGGTAGATGCCAGCTGCGATGAAGCAGTTGTAGCTCACCTTGTCATAAAGGCTGTAGATCTTCTGAGCTACATTTGGACTGAGGACACATAACGCGACAAAGTTCAACAAATACAAGTTACCCACAAGTGCATGTGCACATGCATCATCTGTGTcttgacaaataaataaacagtttcTTTATAAAGTGTTCACTGAAGTCAACATTAACTCCATCCATACCTTTTTCTTGTGACTGATTCCATATGTACATGTGACAACTAGTACAGAAGTACAATAGTGTAAAAAAGTCCAACAAAATTGTTTAGATaaccaattaaaagaaaaaaatatatagttcaaccctttaactcctgacgtgtctgtggtgagcgttctgaatgtgtggtttattttaaatattgataaaaattcAGCCATTTGCTCAACaggaacattttcaaaacatgctgatagaacagaccttgttctttctatagacatctgtgcatgctcagtgcaccccctgcaaACTATAGTGAGTGAAACctactcactataaaaatagatgatttgggcttttttaaacagttttccttgtggttttttgttttactgttgtttgcagtgttgtggtgattttcctttatttctactgtgtttttaactagtttttatgtttgagaagagccccaaaacaaaaactactgggtcaaaattcagatacttgttcagtgtgttccagttcacagttcatgttcaacatcctaaatctcttactgatgtacattctgaatgctttatttagtaaaaacctgtcaaactttcattcctctctttgtctttttctgttattccacctgttttgaccctaaaacacacagtaaagcaaaaccactgaagaaaaggaagacaagcacatactcacagcagcttttatgacactgaaagaCACAAATTCACAGGAGAATgcttacctgaaataatgtctcaggggttaaagggttatcaCACAATTATGAATTGTGAATTATGGTTTTCTTTTTGTCATAAAAcagttctattggtcagtcttcacattgacctgatggttttagaaatattgaactaataaaaagtgttgaaaacggcttgtgactacatcttaTAACTCCATTCCTTTATTTAGAATATATACCATTTTtcaagtttcctgaaaaataactgaggtttccacccaacagtgACAATACACTGTCATATCACCCACCACTACTACTTAAGAACTTCATTGTAAGTGTTTTCAGGCAGAACTGTTGTAGTGTCCTGAGGCACACACACTTACTCTCCTGGTATTGCATCAGACTCTGTCAGAGGAACATCTTCAATCAGGCCAGCAGAGTGAATGCTGAAGAAGATCCCCAACAGACCctaagacacacacaaaacacacatacactgtcAAAACTAGACACACTGCACTAGAATGGCTTAGTTCAGTTTCTGTTTGCCCTGTGAAACTCAAAAATATGTATTGTGATCTGTGATGTCTGATAGGTCTGAATGATTTGGTGAAAAAAACAGGAGTACATTTTACAGACAATACTGGAAAGAAAGTCCCCCATCACATTAATAACCTCTTAACCTCCTGGGACTCAGGAAAGtacaaatttatgttttttttacatgaaaaaaaaacctctcctGAGTGAAAACAGCATGATATAACGAttgttttcagatattttttttaattaatgttttttacaacccctgccccccgaaggggaagcaagaggtattgtttttggttcggtttgtttgtttgtttgttaacactctagcagcaaaactattggttgaattcatatcaaattgggtttatagattgccagtgacccagaaaagaactgattacattttgggaaaagtaggtcaaagttcaaatttttttatgattttttaaaattcttttttttcccccatttacttacaatgggcgaaatttcaaatgtctataaaaacataaattttgtttcaatttacttcaaacttggcacaaatatagaggcaattgatatactgacttCAGCAccctcatagacatgatgaataAATAAGGTACAAtgcgtgcgaggggcagggtttgttgtgcccggcaccacttatttttatttttaaattaagttgttgaaactcttgtccccaaaagtggacaaaaaaactcatagctgggtctcaggaggttaagggtTAATTTGATTTTTGACAAATTAACATATCTTTACCAGTATCTACTCTCAGCCTTGAGTACAAATAGTAAAAAGTAAGGATTTTCATTCCATGTAGATTATTGCAGATATTGAATATAGCAGTGCTTTCAACACAATTATACCATCTATCCTTGTAAATAAGTTGACAGATCTTGGCCTCTGCAATTCCATCTGTATGTGGATACAAGATTTCCTGACAGGCCTGCTGTAGACAGTACGAGTTGGAACTATCTGTTCATCTACTGTAGTTCTGAGCACCGGTGCCCCTCAGGGCTGCTGTCTGAGTCCTCTGCTGTACAGTTTGTACACACATGACTGTGTGGCTATACGTCCTGGAAACAGTACTGTGAAATTCAACAGTGATTGGACTCATAACTGACAACAATGAGACAGCTTACAGGGATGAAGTGGGAAACCTGATCAGGTGGTGTCACCAAAATAACTTGTCTTTCAATGTGGAAAAACCCAAGGAACTCATAATTGACTTCAGAACCAACAAAAAAGAACATTCTCCTGTTTACATAAACAACACTGCTGTTGAAATTGTCAATAAGTTCAAGTTCTTAGGCATCCACATTTCTGATTCACTCTCCTGGTCTCTTCACATCAGCAGCGTCATCAAAAAAAGCACACCAGAGACTGTTCTTTCTGAGATGTCTGAAAAAATATGGTATGTCAACAAACACACTCATCAACTTTTATCGCAGCACAATAGAAAGCCTCCTGTCTGGCAGCATACTGGTATGGTTTGGGAATATTGCATCACATGACCACACACTcctgatcagaacagtaaaatcgGCATCTAAAATCATTAGAGCACCATTATTACCATCACTACAGGACATCTACACAAACTGCAGCAGGAAAAAGGCAATGGGCATCATACAGGACACAAGCCACCCGCACACTGTCTCTTTTATTAGCTACCGTCAGGAAAGTGCTTACAAAGCATCAAAACCCAGACTACTCGCTTCAAAGAGTTTTTGTCCTCAGGGTACATGGCTGTTGAACAGCAGCTCAGCCAGGAGGAGGTAGCTGGGAACCTGCAGCCTAACTTTCAgtttttataattgtatttatttatttatttatttatttagtgtttttagatCACAATAAGAGGGCTAATGCtattttttgttaagttttttttttttttttttttgctgtgattgttattgttatttgtttgtttttttttatttttcaatattgggCAGAGAGAGAACCAAggcacactgtgtttcattgccatggtacttgtaccctgaacgcacatgacaaataaacttgaaacttgtaCCAGGAACTTTTATATGACCCCACAATTTAAACTAATTGTCTAGTGCTAATTCAAagttatttctcttttattttcctCTTGACCCAAAGTTATTAATATTCTCTAATTCAATATAAATGAAAAAGTCTCTTTAAAAATTCAAGTCACTTTAAATCATAGGTGTAGTGTTTAATTATATCTTTTAGCAAACCTGAACATTTCCACTTATGTAAAGATAATTCAGTATTAAtcagtaaaaatactaaataactATTAAATACCAAAGTCTATTGATTGTTCAGGCTGTTTTATTTCAGTGCCATAATCTAATCACTTATGACACTTAAGATGATTTGTACTTCCTCAAATAAACTGTCAAAACTGAAGTAGTTTCACTTAAACAGAGCCACTTTTCTGTCATCTTGAACTAAAATAGTTTCTCATAAAAGGCTAGGTGtgtctttttttctgatttatcACTCAGTGTATAATGTTTATTTCTGTCAAACAATGATAAGAGGTGAAAGCTAATCATGTGAAAATGAGAGCCATATTCGACTGAAAGTACTAAACTATTTATATCATGCTGAGACATGGGCTTTTCTTCACTGTTTTCGTCAATAAAGTCAGAATTATTAAATCAGAACTAACAATTTCTTCAGCAGACTCAGGTTTAAGTTGGAATTTTAAGTAGAGTAGTTTGAACTTATCGGTTTATGAGGGCACGCGCAAGGTGTAAAGAGGAAAATAGTgtaaagaaggaaaaaagaagtCCTGCTCACCAACATTATGACCCCCCACAGGCTCAACACAAGCCCACATGCGGCTACTTTAGGTCCACAAATGATGACCGGCATTTTTCTGAGCGAACCCCGGTACCGACAGAACTTTGAGACGGTCCAGTTCTGTTACACGCGCAGACCTCTGCGTCTATGTGGGTCAGCTGACTTGGACCAACACCGGAAGTGTacgtccgcaaaaaaaaaaaaaaaaacttttttagtagcttaatatgctaaaaaaaaaaaatacaaataaaaaaaaaacatgaatgacaTTGAGTCGCATATTAGACTAAAATTAAACCGATTTTAGCTCACACTTTAGGTTTAAGGTTTTTCAAAATTCAATCTAAGCTCGAGCACGAAAGTAACGGGACAAATATATGACGGAAACTTGTGGTAACAAAATAAAAGTCACTTCTTTGAGATTATTTGCCAAACATTTGAAAACTAActatttagggaaaaaaaagtattgggacacgttgaattcaggtgtttcttttctaacaggggtctgggatacaaaacaatactgacaaatgtcaatatgtagttttatattgggataaataatattgcattggttagttttgtttaaattgttatcttctCTGCCAAAATGCttaagagatgttttttttttatttcatttctcgcAATATTGGTTTTGttgggttagatttttttttttaaatccatgactatgaatttagattttaaataataattttcttccacaactaaccatatACTTTCTGCACATCtcacttaaaaagaaaaatctcccattaaactttaagcaagtagaggaaatattgatgtttatgagctatataaacacaaatattgggacacatcatggctacaactgtaagatgtccggttcatgctgatttgagatataaactttaatatttaacataagtttaatgggagatgtttcTTCCTTTGAAGTCTGAAAATCCTCAGTACGTTTCCACCTAAATGACCCAGTAGAAAATCTTTCGACAAACTTTCTCTGATAAAACTCACTGATCGGGGGTAGGATTCTCTCATGTGGGTGTGGCTATGTGCTGAAGAACGCTGATTGGTCGAACACAAATGCAGACTTCTGCATTTACCTTCATACATTGTAGTCACTGAACGGCTGCAATCTTCTTTAATTAA comes from Sphaeramia orbicularis chromosome 18, fSphaOr1.1, whole genome shotgun sequence and encodes:
- the LOC115438470 gene encoding ribonuclease kappa-B-like, with the translated sequence MPVIICGPKVAACGLVLSLWGVIMLGLLGIFFSIHSAGLIEDVPLTESDAIPGDPNVAQKIYSLYDKVSYNCFIAAGIYLLVAGFSFCQIRLNKQKEFLVR